The genome window CTGGGGCCACTCCTGGGGGTGGTGCTGGCCGTTGCAGCCCTGCCGGCCCTGGCGGTGCTGGGGGTAATGCTCTTCCCGCTGCTGCTGGTGTTGCTGGTTCTGGGCCTGGTGCTGTGGGTGGTGGGCAGCGCTATTGGCGTGGCGGCGGGTCTGCTGGGGTTCTTGCTTCAGTGGGGATTGCCCCTCCTGCTGCTCCTGGCGGGCATCTGGCTGCTAACCCGAGCGCGCCGCCCGCGTTTGCAGACCTAAAATAAAAAGCCCCCTCGAGCGAGGGGGCTTTTATGTACCCCACGGAAAGCCTTGCGCCTTGGCCCGTCGCAGAAAACAGCGTGTTCTTGTTCAGGAACCTATTTGCGCTTCCCGCGGGGGCCCCAAGTTGTGGGGCTTTGCGTTTTCTGTCGCTTATCGGTACACGACCCGCCGGCGCTCCCCTTCGCGGCGTTCTTCGGCCTGGCCTTCGAAGGGACGCTCACCCTGGCTGCGGCGTTGTCCACTGCCTTCGCGGCGACCCTGACCCTGACGTTTGCCCTGACCGCGCACGAAGCCCTGTCCTTGGCGCTCGGACGGTCGGGCTTCAGCTGGAACCTCGGTGGCCTTGGTAAGGCGCAGGTCGCGCAGAGCGGTGTGATCCAGTTTGCCCAGATCCTCGGGACGGATGTCCACGTAGGCGGCCACATCCCCATCCAGGCGAATCCGGCCAATCTCGCCAGCGCCGGCACCCTTCAACACCGCCACGGCCCGGTTCACGCTGATGCGCGAGCCCGAGAGCTTGACCGTGACCCAGTTCTCCTCACCGGTAATCAGGCTCTTGGGGGTGGGCGCACCGCCCAGAATCAGGGCCAGCATGCCGGCCACGGCGTCTACGCCGCCTTCGGCAATCAGACGCTCGGCCTGTTCACGCCAGAGCTTTTTATCGGCCTCGGGTTGCTTGGCGATGCGGCGGGCTAGCACGGCCCATTTAGCAGCCATGACCTCTTCGGGGGTGGGGGGGTTAACCCGCTTGAAGTTACGCTTGAGTTCGCGCTCGAGGGTCTCCAGCTCGCGCTTCTCACGCGGGCCGTAAAGAATCACCACCTTGCCCGAGCGCCCCGCCCGTCCGGTGCGGCCTGAGCGGTGCAGGTACGACTCGTTCTGGTCGGGCAGGCGGTAGTGCACCACCAGGTCTACCTCGGGGATGTCGAGACCTCGAGCCGCCACGTCGGTTGCCACCAGCACGCTCACCGCCCCACTGCGGAAGCGTTCCATCACCCGTTCACGGTCAATCTGGCCCATATCGCCGTGGATGGGGGCGGCGCTGTGGGCCCGGCTTTCCAAGCCCAGGGCCAGGTCGTTGCACTCGGCCTTGGTGCTGGTAAAAACGATGGTGCGCTCGGGGGCGTAAGCAAAAAGCAGATCCGAAAGCACCGAGAGGCGGTTGTGAATAGGTGCTTGAATCGCCACTTCTTCGTAGGAGATGGCCTCGTCCTTGATCACGTTGATGTGGATGGCCGCCTTTTGGTAGCGCTCGGAGAGACGGCGCGCCCAGGTGGGCAGGGTGGCCGAGAACAGCAGGGTCTGCCGGGTGGGCGGGGTGGCCTCCAAGAGCTGCTCCACCGCTTCCTCGAAGCCCATCGAGAGCATCTCGTCGGCTTCGTCGAGCACGACAATCTCAACTTTGGAAAGGTTGAGCACGCGCTGCTCCATGTAGTCGATGGCCCGGCCTGGGGTGGCCACCACCACGTCGGTGCCGCGCCTGAGGGCTTCGGCCTGCTTGCCGTAACCGGTGCCACCGTAGATGGGGGTGATGGTCAGGTGTGGGGCCAGCCACTCCAGCTCTTTGGCTACCTGAAGGGCCAGCTCGCGGGTAGGGGTGAGAACAAAAGCCCTGGGGGCGCGCCCCCGCTCGTGAGCCGCGTCCAAACGGTTGGCGATGGGTATACCAAAGGCCAGGGTCTTGCCGGTACCGGTGCGGGCCTGGCCCAGCACGTCTTTGCCCTCGAGGGCCAGCGGGATGGCCGCGGCCTGGATGGGGGTGGCGGTGGTGAAACCTTTGGCCTGGAGGGCCTGGGCAACTTCGGGTCTTAACGTAAATGCGGAGAACTCCATACTTCAAACGTCCTTTTTGGGTGTGGGCTGAATGCCTCGTGGGCGAAACCAACCCTGTAGGGTTCGAGCCGCTCATCCCAGAAAGAACCGAATGTCCAAACTGTACCTAGGGGTAAGGATGTACGGCTTTGTTGAACCATGCGCCCGACCGCACCCTGCGGCTTCGAGTAGGCGCAACCCTTGCAGTGTGGGGGATGTGAAAGATTTTGTCAATAGCAGCTACAATGCGCCTGGAAAGGGAATCACTTCTACCAACTCGCCTTGCTGGGCTGAAAGCCCGACCTCGAGCACTACCAGGGCGTTTCCGACTGCCATTGACCTCAGCACTGCACTGGACTGATTTCCGGTGGTGGCTACGCGGTAGTGGTCGTCCTCCCAACGCAAGACAGCCCGGCGGTAGGCCCGGCGGGTGGGGTTGGCCTCAAACGGCGTATCGGCAATGGCCTTCACCCGGCCAAGGGGTGGGTCGGTACGTCCTTGCAGCTTGAAGAGCAAAGGCCGCCCGAAGAGTAAAAACGTGACCATGGCCGAGACTGGATTGCCAGGCAGGCCCATCAGGGGTAGTTCGTTCCAGGTAGCAAAAAGTAAAGGGCCACCGGGTTGTATTCGAACCTTCCAGAAGTGTATTTCACCCTCGCGCTCCAGTAATTGCCGCACGATGTCGTATTCCCCCATCGAAACCCCACCGGTGGTAATGAGCAAATCGAGTTGTCCAGCTCGCCGCAACTGGGTGCGCAGACCCTCTACATCATCTGATATCTTCGGCAAAATGATAGGCTCACCGCCTGCCTCAGCTACCAAGCCTGCTACGGAGTAGCTGTTGGAGTTGTAGACCCCACCATAGGGCAAGGGCTCCCCCGGCTCAACCACTTCGTCTCCAGTAGATAAGATACCCACCCGGGGCCGCCTTATTACCGGTACGGTGGCATAACCCATCGCAGCGGCCAGCCCTACGCGTCCTGGCGTGAGCAGGTCGCCTTTACGCAGATAGATCTGCCCCTGCACCAGGTCGTCTCCCTTGCGGCGGATGTCGGCCGGTGATGCTGGCTTCATCAGCCATACAAAACCATCCTCTCGCAAAGTGTCTTCTACTCGAATCACAGCACTTGCTCCATCTGGAATGGGGGCACCGGTAAAAACCTGGACTGCCTGGCCAGGCCCTATTTTCCCTGCAAAGGGTTTACCTGCAGGGGATTGCCCGATCACCTCGAGCCTGACCGGATTGCCCAGAGAAGCGCTTCGGGTGTCGGCCTCGAGGCAAGCATAACCGTCTACAGCTGTATCGTCGGCAGAGGGGTGATCGACGCTCGAGGCCAGGTCTTCACCCAAAACAGCACCATAGCTTGCTGCTAGAGGCAGATGCTCAATGCTTTGCAGAGGCTTAGCCTTTTGCAATACGATCTCTAAAGCTTCCTCGACAGAGAGATTCTGCTTCATATCCTTTATCCTACCCGGCCCAGATTCCGAGCCTCGTAGCGAAAGACAAGCCATTTCCAAAAAACACCGCGCACCACGTGCACCACCGATACCAGCTTTGCCGATACGAATGCCCCTCTTCGTTCTAGTCTAAGCCCTTCAAAGGAGGGGTAAGGGGACACCCCTATTGACACATCTCACCACCTTTGATATTCTTCTCGTTGCGCCGCGATACGAAGTCAGGCGCGAGGATCATGAAAAAGGGGCTGTAGAGGAAGGAAGGAAGTCCATCCCAGGCTTCTATTTGCGATAGCGGTAGAGGTGTTATGGGGTGGGTTGGAATAGACCTTATCTTCAGGGGCGACTCTGAGGAGGGAATAAAGGTCAAGATAGAACGGGCACACGGTGGATGCCCTGGCACCTAAGCCGATGAAGGACGTGATTACCTGCGAAAAGCCTGGTGGAGCTGGTAGTAAGCGTTGATACCGGGATATCCGAATGGGGGAACCCGGCCTGTGGGAACACAGGTCACTCACGCGAGTGAGAGGGAACCTGGGGAACTGAAACATCTAAGTACCCAGAGGAGAAGAAAGAGAGTTCGATTCTCTGAGTAGCGGCGAGCGAAAGGGGAGTAGCCTAAACTGCTGAGCGTGCTCAGTGGGGTTGTGGGGCTGGCGATATCGAAGCGGAAGTCTAGTCGAAGGGTTTTGGGAAAGCCCACCATAGAAGGTGAAAGTCCTGTAGACGAAAGGCGGAAGCTAGTAGCCAGTACCCGAGTAGCCTGTGGTTCGTGGAGCTATGGGTGAATCTGCGCGGCCCACCGCGTAAGGCTAAATACTCTAGGTGACCGATAGCGTACCAGTACCGTGAGGGAAAGGTGAAAAGAACCCCGGGAGGGGAGTGAAATAGAACCTGAAACCGTGTGCTCACAAGCAATCAAGGGGCTATCTACGCAAGTAGCGGTCTTTTGGTGTGCCTATTGAAGCATGAGCTGGCGACTTACGGTAGTCGGCGAGCTTAAGCCGGAAGGCGGAGGCGTAGCGAAAGCGAGTCCGAATAGGGCGGAGATGGGCCGTTCGCGGCCCATGTAGTCGGCTGCCGTAGACTCGAAACCCAGAGAGCTAGCCCTGGCCAGGCTGAAGCCGAGGTGACACTCGGTGGAGGGCCGAACCGGTTGGAGATGCAAATCCTTCGGATGAGCTGGGGTTAGGA of Meiothermus sp. contains these proteins:
- the glp gene encoding gephyrin-like molybdotransferase Glp — its product is MKQNLSVEEALEIVLQKAKPLQSIEHLPLAASYGAVLGEDLASSVDHPSADDTAVDGYACLEADTRSASLGNPVRLEVIGQSPAGKPFAGKIGPGQAVQVFTGAPIPDGASAVIRVEDTLREDGFVWLMKPASPADIRRKGDDLVQGQIYLRKGDLLTPGRVGLAAAMGYATVPVIRRPRVGILSTGDEVVEPGEPLPYGGVYNSNSYSVAGLVAEAGGEPIILPKISDDVEGLRTQLRRAGQLDLLITTGGVSMGEYDIVRQLLEREGEIHFWKVRIQPGGPLLFATWNELPLMGLPGNPVSAMVTFLLFGRPLLFKLQGRTDPPLGRVKAIADTPFEANPTRRAYRRAVLRWEDDHYRVATTGNQSSAVLRSMAVGNALVVLEVGLSAQQGELVEVIPFPGAL
- a CDS encoding DEAD/DEAH box helicase; the encoded protein is MEFSAFTLRPEVAQALQAKGFTTATPIQAAAIPLALEGKDVLGQARTGTGKTLAFGIPIANRLDAAHERGRAPRAFVLTPTRELALQVAKELEWLAPHLTITPIYGGTGYGKQAEALRRGTDVVVATPGRAIDYMEQRVLNLSKVEIVVLDEADEMLSMGFEEAVEQLLEATPPTRQTLLFSATLPTWARRLSERYQKAAIHINVIKDEAISYEEVAIQAPIHNRLSVLSDLLFAYAPERTIVFTSTKAECNDLALGLESRAHSAAPIHGDMGQIDRERVMERFRSGAVSVLVATDVAARGLDIPEVDLVVHYRLPDQNESYLHRSGRTGRAGRSGKVVILYGPREKRELETLERELKRNFKRVNPPTPEEVMAAKWAVLARRIAKQPEADKKLWREQAERLIAEGGVDAVAGMLALILGGAPTPKSLITGEENWVTVKLSGSRISVNRAVAVLKGAGAGEIGRIRLDGDVAAYVDIRPEDLGKLDHTALRDLRLTKATEVPAEARPSERQGQGFVRGQGKRQGQGRREGSGQRRSQGERPFEGQAEERREGERRRVVYR